One stretch of Bacteroidia bacterium DNA includes these proteins:
- a CDS encoding N-6 DNA methylase, with amino-acid sequence MNLLLFHRSNLFDACLDLFKQLNVEIHQTTAQPVPVEMVFKHRYSDFSPILEPIKDLFIIGIIKDQIFQQTSLFDTTIIDPTLLLQQNEKYEGIFVLALELNKYPSRKEIANLARAFNQIAEQVPVLLLLRYMHEGNTFLSMAITERLQYLQSWRAGEKIGKVAILRDINVQNPHAGHIRILQDLVKPNNISTFAQLHTHWNQVLSTETLNKKFFQELSDWYFAALEHISFPTDLSQDTQNANAVHLIRLITRLIFVWFLKEKQLVPEFLFNPQFLNSILKDFNKNRQSSIYYNAILQNLFFATLNQKMDERKFAKQAHLNVNKEHYGVKNLYRYADLFTIPEDKVLQLFKDIPFLNGGLFDCLDKMNSEGKVIYVDGFSRNPAKRAKVPDFLFFEPEWQADLSSYYGQSAVRKVKGLIPLLQSYKFTVIENTPIEEEIALDPELLGKVFENLLANYNPETQTTARKQTGSFYTPREIVDYMVDATLFQYLKQQFEPDAPQLDQRLYQLLSFKPIPNDLFQESEIIRIVQAIDNCKIIDPACGSGAFLMGVLLKLVHILQKIDPSNKYWKELQSQKALNELKQVLSLNSKELRDQRMAEINDIFENNTNDYGRKLYLIQNCIYGVDIQPIAVQIAKLRFFISLIIDQKTKPDQENLGIRSLPNLETKFIAADFLLPLHKPTQTQLRNPIIEQKENQLKQIRLKYFGATTRKQKLDLQQQDQALRQEIKQLLEKDNWNTESAQKIAQFDPYDQNTSNDWFDPEWMFGLNAGFDIVIGNPPYIQLQKEQGKLAQRYQAKKDKKTNAIIFEYKTFERTGDIYTLFYERGIQLLKPNGLLCYITSNKWMRAGYGQKLRSFFTQFNPILLIDLGPGVFESATVDTNILLIQNHKPQKFHLLALNLQKTDAQTIHQQVQQNAVVLNTLTKDAWFIGSSVEQRLKQKIENIGKPLKNWDINIYYGIKTGLNEAFIITTAQREAILDQCKTQEERERTQSIIKPILRGRDIKRYYYEWAELWIIFIPWHFPLHEDPSIEGASQKAEVEFQKNFPVLYNHFLNFKEALYQRNKAETGIRYEWYALQRAAATYYPEFEKEKVVWAEIVRSPQFYYDTEGFFVEATSFLMTGNNLRYLCGMLNSYATSFFFKSWYAGGGLGESGFRYKKAFLEQLPIPLVTEQNKNIVKKLETLVEQVIYLRKQNSKANTLEYEREIDSLVYQLYDLTQEEIAIIEGKR; translated from the coding sequence ATGAACTTGCTTCTATTTCATCGGTCTAATCTTTTTGATGCTTGCTTAGATTTATTCAAGCAACTTAATGTAGAAATACATCAGACCACAGCTCAACCTGTTCCCGTTGAAATGGTTTTTAAACATCGTTATTCAGATTTCTCTCCGATACTTGAACCCATTAAGGATTTATTTATCATAGGGATTATCAAAGACCAAATTTTTCAACAAACTAGCTTATTTGACACTACCATTATTGACCCCACACTTTTACTCCAACAAAATGAAAAATACGAAGGAATATTCGTTTTAGCCCTTGAACTCAACAAGTATCCCTCGCGCAAAGAGATTGCGAATTTAGCAAGGGCTTTTAATCAGATTGCGGAACAAGTTCCTGTGCTTCTTTTACTTCGTTACATGCATGAAGGGAACACCTTCCTTTCTATGGCTATTACAGAACGCTTACAGTATCTCCAATCCTGGCGGGCAGGTGAAAAAATAGGCAAAGTCGCCATTTTGAGAGATATAAATGTACAAAATCCCCATGCAGGGCATATACGTATTCTTCAAGACCTCGTAAAACCTAATAACATTTCTACTTTTGCCCAACTCCATACTCATTGGAATCAAGTACTGAGTACAGAAACCCTCAATAAAAAATTCTTTCAAGAACTTTCAGACTGGTATTTTGCAGCTTTGGAACATATTTCTTTTCCCACAGACCTATCGCAGGATACTCAAAACGCTAATGCCGTGCATCTCATTCGCTTAATCACCAGACTTATATTCGTTTGGTTTCTTAAAGAAAAGCAACTTGTACCTGAATTCCTGTTCAATCCCCAATTCCTTAATAGCATCCTAAAAGACTTTAACAAAAACAGACAATCCTCTATCTACTACAATGCCATTTTACAAAACTTATTCTTTGCCACACTCAACCAAAAAATGGATGAACGCAAATTTGCCAAACAAGCCCATTTGAACGTCAATAAGGAACACTACGGCGTAAAAAATTTGTACCGTTATGCAGACCTTTTCACTATTCCCGAAGATAAAGTCCTTCAATTATTTAAGGACATCCCTTTTCTCAATGGCGGTTTATTCGATTGCTTAGACAAAATGAACTCCGAAGGTAAAGTAATTTATGTAGATGGATTTAGTAGAAATCCCGCTAAAAGGGCAAAAGTACCTGATTTTCTCTTTTTTGAACCTGAATGGCAAGCCGACCTCTCTTCCTACTACGGGCAAAGCGCTGTACGAAAAGTAAAAGGCTTAATCCCCTTGTTACAAAGCTACAAATTCACTGTTATTGAAAACACGCCTATTGAAGAAGAAATTGCACTTGACCCCGAACTACTCGGAAAAGTATTTGAAAACCTATTAGCCAACTACAACCCCGAAACCCAAACCACTGCCCGAAAACAAACAGGTAGCTTTTACACCCCTCGCGAAATCGTAGATTATATGGTAGATGCCACCCTATTTCAATACCTCAAACAACAATTTGAACCCGATGCCCCTCAATTAGACCAACGATTGTACCAACTCCTCTCTTTCAAACCCATCCCCAATGACCTGTTTCAAGAATCAGAAATTATTCGCATCGTTCAAGCTATTGATAACTGCAAGATTATAGACCCAGCTTGTGGATCAGGTGCTTTTCTCATGGGCGTACTCCTAAAACTCGTCCATATCCTCCAAAAAATAGACCCCTCCAATAAATATTGGAAAGAACTCCAATCCCAAAAAGCCCTTAATGAGCTAAAACAAGTACTCTCCCTAAACAGCAAAGAACTACGCGACCAACGAATGGCAGAAATAAACGACATCTTCGAAAATAACACTAACGACTACGGTAGAAAACTCTATCTCATTCAAAACTGTATCTATGGCGTAGATATTCAACCCATTGCCGTACAAATTGCCAAGCTCCGTTTCTTTATCTCGCTAATTATTGACCAAAAAACAAAACCCGACCAAGAAAACTTAGGTATCCGAAGCCTACCCAACTTAGAAACTAAATTTATCGCTGCTGATTTCTTACTGCCTTTACACAAACCCACTCAAACCCAACTCCGAAATCCTATTATTGAACAAAAAGAAAATCAACTCAAACAAATACGCCTCAAATACTTTGGTGCTACTACCCGAAAACAAAAACTAGACCTCCAACAGCAAGACCAAGCTCTACGCCAAGAAATTAAGCAACTCCTCGAAAAAGACAACTGGAACACCGAAAGCGCCCAAAAAATCGCTCAATTCGACCCCTACGACCAAAATACCTCTAATGACTGGTTTGACCCCGAATGGATGTTTGGGCTAAACGCAGGTTTCGACATCGTGATAGGAAATCCACCTTATATTCAACTCCAAAAAGAACAAGGAAAACTAGCTCAACGATACCAAGCTAAAAAAGACAAAAAAACTAATGCCATCATCTTCGAATACAAAACCTTCGAACGAACAGGCGATATTTACACCCTATTCTACGAACGTGGAATCCAACTCCTCAAACCTAATGGGTTACTGTGTTATATCACTTCTAACAAGTGGATGCGCGCAGGATATGGACAAAAACTCCGCTCCTTCTTCACTCAATTTAACCCCATTTTACTCATTGACTTAGGTCCTGGTGTATTCGAAAGTGCTACCGTAGATACTAATATCCTACTTATCCAAAACCATAAACCCCAAAAATTTCATCTCTTAGCCCTAAACCTCCAAAAAACAGATGCTCAAACCATACACCAACAAGTGCAACAAAATGCCGTTGTCCTCAATACCTTGACCAAAGACGCATGGTTTATCGGTTCTTCCGTAGAGCAAAGGCTTAAACAAAAAATTGAAAACATAGGAAAACCCTTAAAAAACTGGGATATAAATATCTATTATGGAATTAAAACAGGCTTAAATGAAGCTTTTATCATTACTACGGCGCAGCGAGAAGCCATATTAGACCAATGCAAAACCCAAGAAGAACGCGAACGTACTCAAAGTATAATTAAGCCCATCTTACGCGGGCGAGACATCAAACGCTATTATTACGAATGGGCAGAATTGTGGATAATTTTCATACCCTGGCACTTTCCTCTACATGAAGACCCAAGTATAGAAGGAGCAAGCCAAAAAGCCGAAGTGGAGTTTCAAAAGAATTTTCCTGTTCTTTACAATCACTTTCTTAACTTCAAAGAAGCACTATACCAACGTAACAAAGCAGAAACAGGAATTAGATATGAGTGGTATGCTCTGCAAAGAGCAGCAGCAACTTACTACCCTGAATTTGAAAAAGAGAAAGTGGTATGGGCTGAAATTGTAAGAAGCCCCCAATTTTACTATGATACAGAAGGCTTTTTCGTTGAAGCTACAAGCTTTTTAATGACAGGGAATAACCTCAGATATTTATGTGGCATGCTTAATAGTTATGCTACCTCATTTTTCTTTAAGTCTTGGTATGCAGGAGGTGGTTTAGGTGAAAGTGGTTTTAGGTATAAAAAAGCTTTTTTGGAGCAGCTTCCTATTCCTTTGGTTACCGAGCAAAACAAAAATATTGTCAAAAAGTTAGAAACATTAGTAGAACAAGTCATATATCTTCGCAAGCAAAACAGCAAAGCCAATACTTTGGAGTACGAGCGGGAGATAGACAGTTTAGTGTATCAGTTATATGATTTGACGCAGGAAGAGATAGCTATTATTGAAGGTAAAAGATAA
- a CDS encoding helicase-related protein, with protein sequence MILDNKSQFKEQNYNAVSQFIIDNTKDGELDIVTGFFSIEGLNFLYQKLQSVQKFRLILANLMKEDAKIDKIINLLSGEIDVLSALSLSSSAQNAVAFLEQNKVEVKRIDKNFCHAKLYLYKDDDKRHSYFIVGSSNLTGAGLGTTESSNIELNIGKHDYESEFDNLKQWFEQKWKEASDKIKLNDGTQIKVKEYIIEVIKNLYKQYTPLELYYKTLYEMFKNEINELSINPEFKREIAHLEDTIIYKTLFPYQQKGVISLIKMLQKYNGAILADAVGLGKTWTALAVMKYFQLKGYTVLLLCPKKLANNWQQYKIGNKSRFEKDELEYFVRFHTDLQEGRFDRYGDHTLRYFKTRPKLLVVIDESHNLRNDKSIRYKFLVKEILMPENKTREVKVLQLSATPINNKLIDIRNQFKLMTKGLDDGFKNTELDIGSLEAIFRIAQQEFNQWAKLKNKTIADFIAKLPKKFEKLTDTLIVARTRQMIQNEFGEMNFPKKQAPINEFVTPEHIGTLNSFNDILDAIKINLTAYRPADYIKNLKPKSILEDEQQRQKFLVKMMYILLIKRLESSWFSFKITVENILKHHINALDKVNRFIQTKIDASIEEEFSEEEIEQIEDTASEIDGPDEEEEHFMLGKKNPIHLSEITDISLFKTHLEKDIEKLQSLKANLDAYLADFEAGKVNDPKLDRLIWHIQNKPKESQNKKVLIFTAYTDTAKFLYQQLTKRGIKNTAFVSGSISQTYDNYIGSKFEPILERFAPYTKLYKEKDWSELYEKIQLPDEYKTTTGKWEVSYEQWLEIIEKHDKETYEKIQNPIDVLVATDCLSEGQNLQDCDMVINYDIHWNPVRLIQRIGRIDRIGSPNSTIWGINFWPGKNYEDYLQLKKRVEDRMAAMTTVGTEVETITPELQKIIEENPLVTRQTQKMLEQLQATWEDVETSEESLGLNDFSLEQFRQELFDYFKKNEEIFKKMPNGIFTGFKLLSNTRWANLTQDSIVAVLGYPKRPEGKTEHTYQEIYLLHQTIEGTPNAPTFLNDHEILHLLRHHKSQLRYVPADIEKGDKQLLEKLKNAILCCLKNQVAPTAAEQLGEMFKGTISIKNLPNQKLEEKFSPEQLDLINWFYISAK encoded by the coding sequence ATGATACTAGACAATAAAAGCCAATTCAAAGAGCAAAATTACAATGCAGTGTCTCAATTTATCATAGATAATACTAAAGATGGAGAATTAGACATTGTAACAGGTTTTTTCTCAATTGAAGGACTGAATTTTTTATACCAGAAACTGCAATCAGTTCAAAAGTTTAGACTCATTTTGGCAAATTTGATGAAAGAAGACGCCAAAATCGATAAAATCATCAACCTGCTTAGTGGTGAGATAGATGTTCTATCAGCACTTTCGCTTAGCTCATCCGCCCAAAATGCAGTAGCGTTTTTAGAACAAAATAAAGTTGAAGTAAAACGTATTGATAAAAATTTTTGTCATGCCAAACTCTATCTCTATAAGGATGATGACAAAAGACATAGTTACTTCATTGTGGGCAGCTCTAACCTTACAGGAGCAGGCTTAGGTACAACCGAAAGCTCAAATATTGAGCTAAATATTGGTAAGCACGATTATGAAAGTGAATTTGACAATCTCAAACAGTGGTTTGAGCAAAAATGGAAAGAGGCTTCTGATAAAATCAAACTAAATGACGGCACGCAAATTAAAGTAAAAGAGTACATCATAGAAGTGATAAAAAACCTGTATAAGCAATACACACCCCTTGAACTGTACTACAAAACCCTGTATGAAATGTTCAAAAATGAGATCAATGAACTTTCAATTAACCCAGAGTTCAAGCGTGAAATTGCTCATTTAGAGGACACTATTATCTACAAAACCCTATTTCCTTATCAACAAAAAGGCGTAATTAGTTTAATTAAAATGCTTCAAAAGTATAACGGAGCCATTTTAGCCGATGCTGTGGGACTAGGTAAAACTTGGACTGCATTAGCCGTCATGAAGTATTTTCAACTCAAAGGCTACACGGTTTTGTTGTTATGTCCTAAAAAATTAGCTAACAACTGGCAACAGTACAAAATTGGAAATAAAAGCCGATTTGAAAAAGATGAACTCGAATACTTTGTACGCTTCCATACTGACTTACAAGAAGGGCGTTTTGACCGTTATGGGGATCACACACTCCGTTATTTCAAAACAAGACCTAAATTATTAGTTGTGATTGATGAAAGCCATAATTTGAGAAATGACAAATCTATAAGGTATAAGTTCTTAGTCAAAGAAATTTTGATGCCTGAAAATAAAACCCGAGAAGTAAAAGTTTTACAGCTTTCTGCTACTCCTATCAATAACAAGTTGATAGACATTCGCAATCAGTTCAAGCTAATGACCAAAGGATTAGATGATGGCTTCAAAAATACAGAATTGGACATAGGTAGCCTTGAAGCTATATTTAGAATTGCTCAACAAGAATTTAATCAGTGGGCTAAGCTAAAAAATAAGACCATTGCAGACTTTATTGCTAAACTTCCTAAAAAGTTTGAAAAACTTACAGATACCTTAATTGTAGCCCGAACTAGACAAATGATTCAAAACGAGTTTGGCGAAATGAACTTTCCTAAAAAGCAAGCCCCTATCAATGAATTTGTAACCCCAGAACACATCGGAACCTTGAACTCCTTCAATGATATTTTAGACGCTATCAAAATTAACCTAACCGCTTACAGACCTGCTGATTACATAAAAAATCTAAAACCTAAAAGCATTTTAGAAGATGAACAGCAGCGCCAAAAATTCTTAGTCAAAATGATGTATATTCTCTTAATCAAGCGATTAGAATCAAGCTGGTTTTCTTTCAAAATTACCGTAGAAAACATACTCAAACACCATATCAATGCACTCGATAAAGTCAATCGTTTTATTCAAACTAAGATAGATGCTTCAATAGAAGAAGAGTTTAGTGAGGAAGAAATTGAGCAGATTGAAGACACGGCTAGTGAAATAGATGGTCCCGATGAAGAGGAAGAGCACTTTATGCTTGGCAAGAAAAATCCTATTCACTTATCTGAAATTACTGACATATCACTATTCAAAACACATCTTGAAAAAGACATTGAAAAACTTCAATCTCTAAAAGCAAACTTAGATGCTTACTTAGCAGATTTTGAAGCAGGAAAAGTAAATGACCCTAAATTAGACAGACTAATATGGCACATTCAAAATAAACCAAAAGAAAGTCAAAATAAAAAAGTATTGATATTTACCGCCTATACCGATACAGCTAAGTTTCTCTATCAACAGCTCACAAAGCGTGGCATAAAAAACACAGCTTTTGTTTCAGGTTCTATCAGTCAAACGTATGATAACTACATAGGCAGTAAATTTGAACCTATTTTAGAGCGCTTTGCCCCCTATACTAAACTATACAAAGAAAAAGATTGGTCAGAATTGTATGAAAAAATTCAATTACCTGACGAGTACAAAACTACCACAGGTAAATGGGAAGTTAGCTATGAACAATGGTTAGAAATTATTGAAAAACATGATAAAGAGACTTACGAAAAAATACAAAATCCAATTGATGTCTTAGTTGCTACAGATTGTTTAAGTGAAGGACAAAACTTGCAGGATTGTGATATGGTTATCAATTATGATATACATTGGAATCCTGTACGTTTAATACAAAGAATAGGGCGCATTGACCGAATCGGTTCTCCTAATTCTACTATTTGGGGAATTAATTTCTGGCCCGGAAAAAACTACGAAGACTACCTTCAATTAAAGAAAAGAGTAGAAGATAGAATGGCTGCCATGACCACAGTAGGAACAGAAGTAGAAACAATAACCCCTGAACTCCAAAAAATAATAGAAGAGAACCCATTAGTAACCCGACAAACCCAAAAAATGCTGGAACAACTTCAAGCTACTTGGGAAGATGTAGAAACCAGTGAGGAAAGTTTAGGCTTAAATGACTTTTCATTAGAACAGTTCCGACAAGAATTATTTGACTACTTCAAGAAAAATGAAGAAATTTTCAAAAAAATGCCTAATGGTATTTTCACAGGTTTTAAGCTATTATCTAATACTAGATGGGCAAACTTAACCCAAGATAGCATTGTAGCTGTGTTAGGCTATCCCAAACGCCCCGAAGGCAAAACTGAACACACCTATCAAGAAATTTACCTTTTGCACCAAACGATTGAAGGTACGCCTAACGCCCCTACTTTTCTCAATGACCATGAAATACTACACCTGCTTAGACATCACAAAAGCCAACTGCGTTACGTACCTGCTGATATTGAAAAAGGCGATAAACAACTCTTAGAAAAATTAAAAAATGCTATTCTATGCTGCCTAAAAAATCAAGTAGCACCTACTGCTGCTGAACAGCTTGGCGAAATGTTCAAAGGTACCATCTCTATCAAAAATTTACCTAATCAAAAATTAGAAGAAAAATTCTCTCCCGAACAATTAGACTTAATCAACTGGTTTTACATATCTGCTAAATAG
- the murG gene encoding undecaprenyldiphospho-muramoylpentapeptide beta-N-acetylglucosaminyltransferase, with protein sequence MHIIFAGGGTGGHIFPAIAVANHIKTLKPEITISFVGAVGGMEIEKVTQAGYKIDAINISGIQRKKWWKNLTLPFKIGLSLIQSHRILERYKPAIVVGTGGYVAGPLLYMASRKNIPIVLLEANAFPGITNKWLKKRAALICVGSKAAMEYFPKDKCIYTGNPVRTDILGATKEAGLSYFKFLPNKKTILVIGGSLGAGSINKAIAKGLSVLVQNDLQIIWQTGKVHYPYYNQYEKNYPGHVRVLPFIEDMRLAYAAADIIISRAGAISLAELAIVQKAAILVPSPNVAENHQYKNAKEFSDENAAILVPDAQAEEDLVNEIINLAKHEVIMETLANNIVKFARPNATHQIATKILEQIPH encoded by the coding sequence ATGCACATTATTTTTGCTGGGGGAGGTACAGGAGGACACATATTCCCTGCCATAGCCGTAGCTAATCACATTAAGACTCTCAAACCTGAAATTACCATTTCTTTTGTAGGTGCTGTCGGTGGAATGGAAATAGAAAAAGTAACCCAAGCCGGATATAAGATTGATGCAATTAACATTTCGGGCATTCAGCGAAAAAAATGGTGGAAAAACCTTACTTTACCTTTCAAAATAGGGCTTAGTCTGATTCAATCTCATCGTATTCTTGAACGATACAAACCTGCCATAGTCGTAGGAACAGGGGGCTATGTCGCAGGACCTTTGCTATACATGGCTTCACGAAAGAATATCCCAATCGTATTACTCGAAGCTAATGCTTTTCCAGGAATAACCAATAAATGGCTTAAAAAACGTGCTGCTTTAATATGTGTAGGTTCAAAAGCGGCTATGGAGTATTTTCCAAAAGACAAATGTATTTACACGGGCAATCCTGTACGGACCGATATATTAGGTGCAACGAAAGAAGCGGGACTTTCTTATTTTAAGTTTTTACCTAACAAGAAAACGATTTTAGTAATTGGAGGAAGCTTAGGGGCAGGTTCTATAAACAAAGCTATTGCAAAGGGGCTTAGTGTGCTTGTTCAAAATGACTTGCAAATAATTTGGCAAACAGGTAAAGTTCACTACCCATATTACAACCAGTACGAAAAAAATTATCCCGGGCATGTTAGAGTGTTACCATTTATTGAGGATATGCGTTTAGCTTATGCTGCGGCAGATATTATCATTTCGCGCGCAGGTGCCATTTCGCTAGCTGAATTAGCGATTGTACAAAAAGCGGCTATTTTAGTACCCTCACCTAACGTTGCTGAAAATCACCAATACAAAAACGCAAAAGAGTTTTCGGATGAGAATGCAGCTATTCTTGTACCTGATGCTCAAGCCGAAGAGGATTTAGTCAATGAGATTATCAATTTAGCAAAGCACGAAGTAATAATGGAAACGCTTGCGAACAACATTGTAAAATTTGCTCGTCCTAATGCAACGCATCAAATTGCTACAAAGATTCTTGAACAAATTCCACATTAA
- the rpmA gene encoding 50S ribosomal protein L27, whose protein sequence is MAHKKGEGRSKNGRESHSKRLGVKIFGGQFAKAGNIIVRQRGTKYHPKDNVGMGKDHTLYALVDGIVVFKRGYKGKSYVSVVPVQNTQA, encoded by the coding sequence ATGGCACATAAAAAAGGAGAAGGTAGGTCTAAAAACGGACGCGAATCGCACAGCAAGCGACTAGGCGTAAAAATATTCGGAGGTCAGTTTGCCAAAGCAGGTAACATTATCGTACGCCAGAGAGGTACAAAGTACCATCCGAAAGATAATGTAGGTATGGGCAAAGACCATACGTTGTATGCCTTAGTGGATGGAATTGTAGTATTTAAGCGAGGATACAAAGGTAAGTCTTACGTGTCCGTAGTACCTGTACAAAACACACAAGCTTAA
- the rplU gene encoding 50S ribosomal protein L21 — protein sequence MYAIVDIAGQQFKVTKDQELFVHKLKDVAPGAQVEFNKVLLIEDNGNLKIGMPIVEGAKVKATVLEPLIKGEKIIVFKKKRRKGYKRKKGHRQQFSKIVINDISY from the coding sequence ATGTACGCAATTGTAGACATTGCTGGGCAGCAATTTAAGGTAACCAAAGACCAGGAACTCTTTGTGCATAAGCTCAAAGATGTAGCACCTGGCGCCCAAGTAGAGTTTAATAAGGTATTGCTCATAGAGGACAACGGCAACCTAAAAATCGGAATGCCTATTGTAGAGGGCGCAAAAGTAAAAGCCACAGTGTTAGAGCCTCTTATTAAAGGGGAAAAAATTATTGTGTTTAAGAAAAAAAGACGTAAAGGCTACAAACGTAAAAAAGGACATAGACAACAATTTTCAAAAATTGTTATTAACGATATTTCGTATTAA